GAAATGGGTAAGTGTCGCGATCGGAGTAAACCTCCGCTCCGTTCAGGTAGGCAATCGCTTGTTCGCCATCCACGGCGCGCAGCAAGGAAAACGGCGTGCCGCACTTCCTGGCCGCCAACTCCAGCAACGCATAGTCTTCCGTGCTGTCCTCAACGTACAGCACGGCTCCCCTCGATGGGCCTCGTGTGCTAGCCATAATCGTCAGTCTCGCAATTCCCGCGCCAAGGTGCTCGCTTTGCCTCCCGGCGAGCCTTATAAGTTCCCCGTAATCAGGGAAATGTGCCATATTCAACCCGGTTCGGGTATGGGGTGAACACCCCATTCCGCCGCCGCGCCCAAGTTCGCGCGCTTGCGCCGTGACATGCCCGTGGACTAGGCTGCAATGGAAAAGTCACTATCACCATGAAGACCGCCTACGAACTCGCTATGGAACGGCTGGCCAAAGCTGCGCCTACAGTGAAACTGACCGCTGAGCAGAAGAAGGAGATCGCCGAACTGGAATCCAAGTGCGCCGCCAAGATCGCGGAGCGTGAGATCTTCCTCAAAGGCGAGATTGTAAAGGCGGTTGACAAAGGCGACGCTGAGGCCGTGGAACAACTGGAGAAACAACTGCTTAGTGATCGCAAGACGCTCCGGGCCGAGTGCGAGGAGAAAAAGGAGAAGGTGCGCCAGTCGGCCGGATGAGCCGGGCAGGGTGATCGGGTGTATCCACGGTGTGCGTCCGGTGAGACTCTGGTGAGGTTACGGTGAGACTCCTTGCGGGCTGATGTCCCTGCCCTGATAGCGCCCGGCTAGCGGACTCCCCGCTGCCACAGATCAAAGAAGTTCAGCGCGACGACGACCAGCGAGTGTTTGACCTTGCCACCCGCCACCAGTTGCGGGAGGTCGCCAATGGGCACGAGCCGAGTGAGCAAGTCCTCCCCATGGTCAAACTTGACCGGGTGCAGGCAGCGGCAATTCTCGAACATGACAGTCGAGCACGTGTTGCTCATGATGGCCGGGTTCGGGAATACGCGGCCAATGGTGCACGGATTCTCGCCCTCGTAACCCGTCTCCTCAGCCAGCTCGCGCGCGGCTGCCGCTTCAGGCGAGGCGTCGTGGGGATCTATCATGCCGCCGGGGATTTCCAGTTCGACGGTCTGCGAACCGTGGCGGTACTGCTCAATCATCACCAGGTGCCGCTCGGGCGTGACAGCGATGACATTGACCCAATTGACGCAGTCCAATACGTACACGTCCTGCGCCTCCCGGGTGCGGGGCGAGATGACGCGGTCGGATCGTAGGGTAAAGATGCGGAAGTCGCCGAGGGGTTGCGAGCTGACTTTCTTCCAGGGCTTTAGGTCCATAGGGGTCGAGGTTTGGCGGCTGAATACTGATTACTGTTGGCCCGCGACCGGGGATGCCCCTGTGCCGCGCGGCAGCCAAGCCCAAGGCGCGGTTGCCAACGAGGTTGCCTTAGGTGGTCCGGAGGAAGGCTGGGATGTCAAGCTACTGCGGCGGGTTGGAGTCAGCCTTGCGGTAATCTTCGCCCAGTATGGCATACCAGATTGAGCTGGACCATTCGCCATGCGACCATCGGCTCCTCAGGAATTCGCCTTCTCGCCGCAAGCCCGCCTTCTCCAGGAGGCGGCATGCGGCGGTATTCCGGCTGTCGCACCAGCCGGCGACCCGGTGCAGCCTCAAGCCCTCGAAGCAGAAGGTCAGCAACGCCACGACGGCTTCATGGGCGAAGCCCTGCCGTTGAAACTGCCGGTTCAAGCCAATGCTGAAGGTGACCTGCAGGCGGTGCGAGTCGGGAAAGTTCACCCCCATATACCCGATGAGTTTGCCGCCCTCTCGAGTCTCGATTCCCAGGTATAAAGTCTGGTCGGGTGTGGTCAGCTTCACGTGGGCGTCGCTTTCCAACCAGTGCAACACGCCGTCCTCATCCAGGGGCACGCTGTCCTGGTAACGGAAGAACTCCTCGTCTGACATCAACTCCAGCAAGTCCTTCCAGTCATGGGCGGCGAATCGCCGAATGATGAGCCTGCTGGTGGTGATGGGCAGGGGGATCTCCCCTCCGACGTCGCTTCCATCGTCGGGCACAATGAGGCTCTCGGTGCAGTTGGGGCATGCCTGGGCGAACCCGGCGCTTTCCTTCGGGAACGCAACCGGGTCGCCACAATACGGACACTTGAAATCCAGGAAGCTCTCCTCTGTGATCATATAAATCTCCCCTTCTCACGCTGCCGTCGGTCGGCAGGCGCGGTTTCAGGGTTAACTCCAAGCCGGGGCACCTACTCGTCCGACAGGGAGTCCACGTCGCCCAGCGGGCGGGTGAAGGTGGCCTGGGCAGGCTTGACCACAAGGGCGTCGGCGGTCCTCTTAACGCTTCTGGATGCCGCCGCCCACGGCAAGGCGACCACGAACACCGCCGAACCGACAACGGTCGCGACCAGGCAGGCCGGTCGGACTACGACAGCATCGGCGGCCACCGCCAGAGCCCCGGTGTTGTCGGCCGCAGAGGCAGGAGTGACGCTGCAGCAGGTGACTGCCAGTGCGCAGATGGCAGCTATTAATTTGGCTCTCATCTCTCTCAGCGTCCGCGATGCAACGCTCTTTGTCGAACACATTTTCGGCACTTGCAGTTGCGTAATCCGTCCTCCGGAGGGGCAACCCGGAGAGCAGGCCGGGTTGCAGACAGGGCGAGATTTACGGGTACCTGAATGCGATCATCCGGGAGCACTCGCGGGTGATTCTCGTCTAACAGTATTGTGAAGTGTATTGTGTCAGCAGGCGCGGGAGTTGCGCTGGCTCTTCTGGGTGTTGTGGCCGCAGCTCAGGAAGTCTTACAGGAGCGTTTGTCACCAGTCGCGCCAATGCGCCAGGTGGTAACCGTTCGCAATAGTGTCATTATCGCACCGCTGATGATGAGCCGTTTGCACGTTCTGCCTCCAGCCCGGACCAGCCGACCGGACTTCAACCTCAGGACCTTCCGGCGGTCTGCCTCACGGCCATCTGAGTTGCCTGCCATCCCTCCAGGCGCCTGCGGGACGGTGCGCTCGAACCACCTCCATGTCCCCGCCGGCTCGCCGAGGGTCGCACCGGGCGTTTACGAGACAGCGCCGTGCAGCTGCATTGTGGTCGTGCCGGGTCCCCAACTGGATGATCGGTGCATCATAAACCCCAGCGGCGGCGATAGCTCGATGCCAATCGTTAGACCCGATCTGCGCTTCATTCCACGCGGGCAACAACAGAAGTGAGGCGCGAGTTGGTAGCGCTTGAGGCAGAAGGTCAGGCTCCGCCGATTTGGGCCTGGTATTGCTTAGGCTCGAGCAGCGCGTTCAGCTCAGCGGGGTTCGACATCTTAATCCGGTAGAACCAACCCCCTGCGTATGGTTCACTGTTCACCAGAGCAGGGTCGGTGAGTACCACCGAATTGACCTCGGTGATTTCGCCGCTGACGGGCGAATATATTTCGTTGGTGGTCTTGACCGACTCGACTGCGGCGCAGGCCTCGCCGGCCTTGATCTGCCGGCCCACCTCGGGCAACTCGACGAAGACCACACCCGTCAGCTCGTGTTGGGCATGGTCGGTAATGCCCACCGTCGCTACGTTGCCCGCCACGCGCACCCATTCGTGCGTTTTCGCATACTTTAAGTCGGAAGGAATGTTAGCCATGGCCTCATTGAGTCAGGGACGGGGCGGGTGGTCAATCCGGTTTTCGATAGATCGGCTTCGACCTGAATCCTTAGCGAAGCACACTTTGCCGCTCAGCAATGTGGGGAACGGAGCG
The sequence above is drawn from the Candidatus Paceibacterota bacterium genome and encodes:
- the gcvH gene encoding glycine cleavage system protein GcvH, which gives rise to MANIPSDLKYAKTHEWVRVAGNVATVGITDHAQHELTGVVFVELPEVGRQIKAGEACAAVESVKTTNEIYSPVSGEITEVNSVVLTDPALVNSEPYAGGWFYRIKMSNPAELNALLEPKQYQAQIGGA
- a CDS encoding NUDIX hydrolase, with product MDLKPWKKVSSQPLGDFRIFTLRSDRVISPRTREAQDVYVLDCVNWVNVIAVTPERHLVMIEQYRHGSQTVELEIPGGMIDPHDASPEAAAARELAEETGYEGENPCTIGRVFPNPAIMSNTCSTVMFENCRCLHPVKFDHGEDLLTRLVPIGDLPQLVAGGKVKHSLVVVALNFFDLWQRGVR
- a CDS encoding GNAT family N-acetyltransferase; its protein translation is MITEESFLDFKCPYCGDPVAFPKESAGFAQACPNCTESLIVPDDGSDVGGEIPLPITTSRLIIRRFAAHDWKDLLELMSDEEFFRYQDSVPLDEDGVLHWLESDAHVKLTTPDQTLYLGIETREGGKLIGYMGVNFPDSHRLQVTFSIGLNRQFQRQGFAHEAVVALLTFCFEGLRLHRVAGWCDSRNTAACRLLEKAGLRREGEFLRSRWSHGEWSSSIWYAILGEDYRKADSNPPQ